One Brachyspira suanatina DNA segment encodes these proteins:
- a CDS encoding methyl-accepting chemotaxis protein has translation MKNKLMIKFLAPFIIFLLLLFVVIYIFYKPLYKSRFLREKNLQALEAKTRTEGYVEELKNTIYVMEAYLSSNPNWVEFGNFITNVQKLNEGYLNVYFGNSTPYPQGGVFMNTLEVYPITYDQTSRDWYKYSVATNNIMISDPYIDFAVNKLTVTFGKAVYTNGSLKGVCAIDFANINTITESLKKNFEDEIYIVSDKGIFMTHDNKDYILDETNNLFTYPIFADFKNNLSSHIGDLDIIGNEWYSIKRTDNAPWILVFKGSAEIFYSQFRFLMLSFFLCIFLLIVLEFLLVARIVIPLSNNLYHAITIMTLMQDGRFDSQFEEKDLKRKDVSGTLANSINDMQHIMFTIVSELKENISLINNSSEKISRGIDNLSDRTSSQAAAVEEITSSIENLLTAISNTSKNSYDAKNMSSKVTESTQSGVSAVNEISNNMTEISESSKEISNITKLIQSIAFQTNILALNAAVEAARAGEQGRGFAVVASEIRSLAQNVNEAAGSITNIIENTVSKIEIGDESVKRSLDILIAIENSAKEVSDILINISEATAEEEESVRQINMAMNELNKITQENAELVNDSSLLGKDVVNGTNNLSSELEYFKLDSNFK, from the coding sequence ATGAAAAATAAATTAATGATCAAATTTTTAGCTCCTTTTATAATATTTCTTCTGTTGTTATTTGTTGTTATATATATTTTTTATAAGCCTTTATATAAATCTAGATTTTTAAGAGAAAAAAATCTTCAAGCATTAGAGGCTAAAACTAGAACAGAAGGGTATGTTGAAGAGTTAAAAAATACTATTTATGTTATGGAGGCATATTTATCATCTAATCCTAATTGGGTAGAATTTGGTAATTTTATTACTAATGTTCAGAAACTTAATGAAGGTTATTTGAATGTATATTTTGGAAACAGCACTCCATATCCTCAGGGTGGGGTTTTTATGAATACTTTGGAAGTTTATCCTATTACTTATGATCAAACTTCTAGAGATTGGTATAAATATTCTGTTGCCACTAATAATATAATGATCAGTGATCCTTATATAGATTTTGCTGTTAATAAGCTTACAGTTACATTTGGAAAGGCTGTTTATACTAATGGTAGTTTAAAAGGGGTATGTGCAATAGATTTTGCCAATATAAACACCATCACTGAAAGTTTAAAGAAAAATTTTGAAGATGAAATTTATATAGTTTCTGATAAGGGTATTTTTATGACACATGATAATAAAGATTATATCCTAGATGAAACTAATAATTTATTTACATATCCCATATTTGCTGATTTTAAAAATAATTTATCATCTCATATAGGCGATTTAGATATAATAGGTAATGAATGGTATTCTATTAAAAGAACAGATAATGCTCCTTGGATACTAGTATTTAAAGGAAGCGCTGAAATATTTTATTCTCAATTTAGATTCTTAATGTTAAGTTTCTTTTTATGTATATTTTTACTTATAGTATTAGAATTCCTTTTGGTTGCCAGAATAGTAATACCATTATCAAATAATTTATATCATGCTATTACAATAATGACATTGATGCAGGACGGAAGATTCGACAGTCAATTTGAAGAGAAAGATTTAAAAAGAAAAGATGTTTCAGGTACTTTAGCTAATTCAATTAATGATATGCAGCATATTATGTTCACTATAGTTTCTGAATTAAAGGAAAATATATCATTAATTAATAATTCATCTGAAAAAATATCAAGAGGTATAGATAATTTATCTGACAGAACATCTTCTCAGGCTGCGGCTGTTGAAGAAATAACTAGTTCTATAGAAAATTTGCTTACAGCTATTTCAAATACATCAAAAAATTCTTATGATGCTAAAAATATGAGTTCTAAAGTTACTGAATCTACACAAAGCGGAGTATCAGCAGTTAATGAAATATCAAATAATATGACTGAAATTTCAGAATCTAGTAAGGAAATATCAAATATTACTAAATTAATACAATCTATAGCTTTTCAAACTAATATATTAGCACTCAATGCAGCTGTAGAGGCAGCAAGGGCTGGAGAACAGGGCAGAGGATTTGCTGTTGTAGCTTCAGAAATAAGAAGTTTAGCCCAGAATGTTAATGAAGCGGCAGGAAGCATTACAAACATAATAGAAAATACTGTATCTAAAATAGAAATTGGAGATGAGTCTGTAAAAAGATCTTTAGATATACTTATAGCGATAGAAAATTCTGCCAAAGAAGTTTCTGATATATTAATTAATATATCAGAAGCTACAGCTGAAGAAGAAGAAAGTGTAAGACAAATTAATATGGCTATGAATGAATTAAATAAAATTACTCAGGAAAATGCTGAATTAGTTAATGATAGTTCATTGCTTGGAAAAGATGTAGTCAATGGAACTAATAATTTATCTTCTGAATTGGAATATTTCAAATTAGATAGTAATTTCAAATAA
- a CDS encoding class I SAM-dependent methyltransferase, with amino-acid sequence MICEVCGSNNYTEIGIIKNIWKNHKKVYQCSNCGLYFIDQPTDEEIYLLYKNEYHNNIKNKLFEKAKSKMRYARSLSQFNFVNNYIDCKNKKVCEIGAFDGLLLSIFKKYGCDVYGYELNDNARLYAKNKYNIDLKPNFLESEDKYDIIMLSHVIEHFKNPSEILLKIKNMIKPNGYLYIEVPNSPMKDQCSYDMLMRYLSTEHIVNFNKDNLIKFIEKVGLNIIESNYSNYKVPVNNEMLRANILEGSLPNINNVFSFSLFALNMLISPKSVFIDYKDNNNIWSYGENIRVISNL; translated from the coding sequence ATGATATGTGAGGTTTGTGGAAGTAACAATTATACTGAAATCGGCATTATAAAAAATATATGGAAGAATCACAAAAAGGTTTATCAATGCAGTAATTGCGGGCTTTATTTTATAGATCAGCCCACTGATGAAGAAATATATCTTCTGTATAAGAATGAATATCATAATAATATAAAAAATAAATTATTTGAAAAAGCTAAAAGCAAAATGCGTTATGCTAGAAGCTTATCTCAGTTTAATTTTGTAAATAATTATATTGACTGTAAAAATAAAAAAGTATGTGAAATAGGTGCTTTTGATGGTTTATTGTTGAGTATATTTAAAAAATATGGCTGTGATGTTTACGGTTATGAACTCAATGATAATGCCAGGCTTTATGCAAAAAATAAATACAACATTGATTTAAAACCTAATTTTTTAGAAAGTGAAGATAAATATGATATAATAATGCTTTCACATGTAATAGAGCATTTTAAAAATCCATCTGAAATATTATTAAAAATTAAAAATATGATTAAACCTAATGGATATTTATATATTGAAGTGCCTAATTCACCTATGAAAGATCAATGCAGCTATGATATGCTTATGAGATATTTATCTACTGAGCATATTGTGAATTTTAATAAGGATAATCTTATAAAATTTATAGAAAAAGTAGGATTAAATATAATAGAATCTAATTACAGTAATTATAAAGTCCCTGTAAATAATGAAATGCTTAGAGCAAATATATTAGAAGGTAGTTTGCCTAATATAAATAATGTTTTTTCTTTTTCTCTTTTTGCTTTAAATATGCTTATTTCTCCAAAATCTGTATTTATTGATTATAAAGATAATAATAACATATGGTCTTATGGAGAAAACATAAGAGTAATATCAAATCTTTAA
- the nusA gene encoding transcription termination factor NusA, translating into MFENVGTYLQQLSDEKDISVELLKEVIASTMELALKKKYGDDIKFHIHFDNKNNPTVYKGASVVEEVRNKNKEISLEEAKKLDQDINLGDEVLILVDQVEAFGRIESTVARTAFFQKISELEKNLIYNEFKRRENQLVNGYFQREHRGTIYINLGKTEGELQKKDQSPREHYTVGDRIRAYIYKVQGGKDEKGKEVHTKILLTRTKSDFIKKLFELEIPEIADGTIEIKNVVRQPGLKIKVAVASNKPEVDPIGACIGQKGIRIQSIIKEIEGEKIDVVKWSKDIREYIAEAITPAKPIRIIITDPEKKEAMIIIPDEQLSLALGKSGYNVKLASQLTGYYFDIKTETDIKENPELLKDIVPLNQIFSDTAEEVQAADEELETAEVFESNLYSLQGIDEAIIKTLIDNNINSIEELYNMSVEDVMEKTNLEKDVVDNLMLVMKDVVEVVEASDDEYETTSEEVVEEIEVYECPNCGSSITEDMTKCPKCGIELSFE; encoded by the coding sequence ATGTTTGAAAATGTTGGAACTTATTTACAGCAGCTTTCTGATGAAAAAGATATTAGTGTGGAGCTTTTAAAAGAAGTAATAGCATCCACTATGGAATTAGCTTTAAAGAAGAAATATGGTGATGATATAAAATTTCATATTCATTTTGACAATAAAAATAATCCTACTGTATATAAGGGTGCTAGTGTTGTAGAAGAAGTTAGAAATAAGAATAAAGAAATATCTTTAGAAGAGGCTAAGAAATTAGATCAGGATATTAATTTGGGTGATGAAGTTTTAATACTTGTTGATCAGGTAGAAGCATTCGGAAGAATAGAAAGTACAGTAGCAAGAACTGCATTTTTCCAAAAAATTTCTGAATTAGAAAAAAATCTTATATATAATGAATTTAAAAGAAGAGAAAATCAGCTTGTAAACGGATATTTCCAAAGAGAACATAGAGGAACTATCTATATAAATTTAGGAAAGACAGAAGGGGAATTACAGAAGAAAGACCAATCTCCTAGAGAACATTATACTGTTGGAGATAGAATAAGAGCTTATATATATAAAGTTCAGGGGGGTAAAGATGAAAAAGGTAAAGAGGTTCATACAAAAATATTGCTTACTAGAACAAAATCTGACTTTATAAAGAAGCTTTTTGAATTAGAAATACCAGAAATTGCTGATGGTACTATAGAAATTAAAAATGTAGTAAGACAGCCTGGATTAAAAATAAAAGTTGCAGTTGCATCTAATAAGCCTGAAGTTGATCCTATAGGTGCTTGTATAGGGCAAAAAGGTATTCGTATACAATCTATAATTAAAGAAATAGAAGGCGAAAAGATAGACGTTGTAAAATGGTCTAAAGATATAAGAGAATATATCGCTGAGGCTATCACTCCAGCTAAACCTATAAGAATTATTATTACAGATCCGGAAAAAAAAGAAGCTATGATTATTATACCAGATGAACAGCTTTCTCTTGCTTTGGGTAAAAGCGGTTATAATGTGAAATTAGCTTCTCAGCTTACAGGATATTATTTTGATATAAAAACAGAAACAGATATTAAAGAAAATCCTGAATTGTTAAAAGATATAGTTCCTTTGAATCAAATATTCTCAGATACTGCAGAAGAAGTTCAGGCTGCTGATGAAGAGTTAGAAACAGCAGAAGTATTTGAAAGTAATTTATATTCATTACAGGGTATTGATGAAGCTATAATAAAAACTCTTATAGATAATAATATCAATTCTATAGAAGAATTATATAATATGTCTGTAGAAGATGTTATGGAAAAAACTAATCTCGAAAAAGATGTTGTTGATAATTTAATGCTTGTAATGAAAGATGTTGTTGAGGTTGTAGAGGCTTCTGATGATGAATATGAAACTACTTCTGAAGAGGTTGTTGAAGAGATAGAAGTTTATGAATGTCCTAACTGCGGATCTAGCATTACAGAAGATATGACTAAATGTCCTAAATGCGGAATTGAGCTTTCTTTTGAATAA
- a CDS encoding ribosome assembly cofactor RimP, protein MNNKTRPQKQKEYGREPKKKKLKKDKVTKKADNNIIDEIILYNGIKDILEKSNIYLLDLKVRAISDNKKVYAVIFKKKESVSHTHCIETTRKIQDCIKANGYDEGDYTITVSSAGFRWKFNDRYELFEDMPIKIKYRNGEEFITAYAMLKKSEDDYIIITVTDEDNVINEKNIKILKKDIIKARLNC, encoded by the coding sequence ATGAATAATAAAACTAGACCTCAGAAACAAAAAGAATATGGCAGAGAGCCTAAAAAAAAGAAATTAAAAAAAGATAAAGTTACTAAGAAAGCAGATAATAATATAATAGATGAAATTATATTATATAACGGTATAAAAGATATTTTAGAGAAAAGTAATATATATCTGCTTGATTTGAAAGTGAGAGCTATTTCTGATAATAAAAAAGTATATGCTGTTATTTTTAAGAAAAAAGAAAGTGTATCTCATACTCATTGTATAGAAACTACTAGAAAGATTCAGGATTGCATAAAAGCTAATGGTTATGATGAGGGAGATTATACCATAACAGTTTCTTCTGCCGGATTTAGGTGGAAATTTAATGACAGATATGAATTATTTGAAGATATGCCTATAAAAATAAAATATAGAAACGGTGAAGAATTTATTACTGCTTATGCAATGTTGAAAAAGTCTGAAGATGATTACATTATAATAACTGTAACAGATGAAGATAATGTTATTAATGAAAAAAATATAAAAATATTAAAAAAAGATATCATAAAAGCAAGATTAAATTGTTAA
- a CDS encoding phospholipase D-like domain-containing protein, protein MIFYILTIIFFLYVVSIAIKMLLENRPPYSFIAWLTVLVFLPYIGVIFYIFLGMDWKKSKKKISAKLPEDMIKNYFSSLLKEQIKILDNMQGNYGKHINLVKLAIKSGYSPITVQNEVYVFDDGEKLFDAIIQDLKLAEKTIHMEYFIWRSDKLGNRIKDVLIKKAKQGVEIRLIFDGVGSLKRISRKYRRELKKNGIKFLYYHDPFSILWTRFVNYRNHRKIVVVDGVVAYMGGMNLGQEYIDGGKRFNSWKDVHMRIVGDSCNLIQNVFVCDWYNAGGRDLEIFNVEENKHKHLRRIKYANKELNEEKVSIIRKDLFPQSFTDKFLPVQIITSGADSKWDSIQKVYSKMIEEAKESIYIESPYFVPDDGFLRTLENAALSEVNVNLMITGNPDKLVAWWVAQTYFETLLNAGVNIYLYEKGFLHSKFCVMDGRIVSCGTCNMDIRSFYLHYEMNAVIYDIDIAKKFEDIFKKDMLDSHKITIEEYSKQPMLVRLRNSACRIIAPVL, encoded by the coding sequence ATGATATTTTATATATTAACAATTATATTTTTCTTATATGTGGTATCTATAGCTATAAAAATGCTGCTTGAAAACAGACCTCCTTATTCATTTATAGCCTGGCTTACTGTTTTAGTATTTTTGCCTTATATTGGTGTAATATTTTATATATTCCTTGGAATGGATTGGAAAAAATCAAAAAAGAAAATTTCTGCTAAACTTCCAGAGGATATGATAAAAAATTATTTTTCTTCATTGCTTAAAGAACAAATAAAAATACTTGATAATATGCAGGGTAATTATGGGAAGCATATAAATTTGGTTAAGCTTGCAATAAAAAGCGGATACTCACCTATTACAGTTCAAAATGAAGTTTATGTATTTGATGATGGCGAAAAACTCTTTGATGCTATAATTCAAGATCTAAAACTAGCAGAAAAAACTATACATATGGAATATTTTATATGGAGAAGCGATAAACTTGGAAATAGAATAAAAGATGTTCTCATAAAAAAAGCAAAACAAGGAGTTGAAATAAGGCTTATATTTGATGGTGTAGGATCATTAAAGAGAATAAGCAGAAAATACAGAAGAGAATTGAAAAAAAATGGAATAAAATTTTTATATTATCATGACCCTTTTTCTATATTATGGACTAGATTTGTAAATTACAGAAATCACAGAAAAATAGTTGTAGTTGATGGTGTTGTAGCATATATGGGAGGAATGAATTTAGGACAGGAATATATAGACGGAGGAAAACGATTTAATTCTTGGAAAGATGTACATATGAGAATAGTTGGAGATTCATGCAATCTTATACAGAATGTTTTCGTTTGCGATTGGTATAATGCAGGCGGAAGAGATTTAGAAATTTTTAATGTTGAAGAAAATAAACATAAGCATTTAAGAAGAATAAAATATGCTAATAAGGAATTAAACGAAGAAAAAGTATCAATTATAAGAAAAGATTTATTTCCGCAGTCATTTACCGATAAATTTCTGCCTGTTCAGATAATAACTTCAGGTGCAGACTCTAAATGGGACAGCATACAAAAAGTATATTCTAAAATGATAGAAGAAGCTAAAGAAAGTATTTACATAGAAAGCCCATACTTTGTACCTGATGACGGATTTTTAAGAACTTTAGAGAATGCTGCATTATCCGAAGTAAATGTAAACCTTATGATAACAGGAAACCCTGATAAATTAGTTGCTTGGTGGGTGGCCCAGACATATTTTGAAACTTTACTAAATGCTGGTGTAAATATATATTTATATGAAAAAGGTTTCTTGCACAGTAAATTCTGTGTAATGGATGGAAGAATAGTATCATGCGGTACTTGCAACATGGATATAAGAAGCTTTTATTTACATTACGAAATGAATGCTGTTATATATGATATTGATATAGCTAAAAAATTTGAGGATATATTTAAAAAAGATATGCTTGATTCCCATAAAATAACTATAGAGGAATATTCTAAACAGCCTATGCTTGTAAGACTTAGAAATTCGGCTTGCAGAATTATAGCTCCTGTTTTATAA
- a CDS encoding nitrilase-related carbon-nitrogen hydrolase, whose product MKISAFEFYIQKDKYKNLEIINNHLKNISTKEKSDLIVLPELSSNGYLFENREELILTAENIKDGIFINSLSEMSKKYDTSIIAGFAEKFEDKIYNSAAIIEKGNIKGIYRKIHLSDFEKKFFDIGEINNADLVFNINGINISVQICFDLWFNEISRKQILNGSNLICVLANFGSNTTFEIARIRAIENLTPLVLCNRIGIEKNSIMEASFIGKSFICDETGKLLTNINENQNNKIITAEIEIKNNRQNIICSDFIEEIKRHY is encoded by the coding sequence ATGAAGATTAGTGCCTTTGAATTCTATATACAAAAAGATAAATATAAAAATCTAGAAATAATAAATAATCATTTAAAAAATATAAGTACCAAAGAAAAATCTGATTTAATAGTACTTCCTGAATTATCTTCTAATGGTTATTTATTTGAAAACAGAGAAGAATTAATACTTACTGCTGAAAATATAAAAGACGGCATATTTATAAATAGCCTATCTGAAATGTCAAAAAAATATGATACCTCTATAATTGCAGGATTCGCTGAAAAGTTTGAAGATAAAATTTATAATTCTGCTGCAATAATAGAAAAAGGAAATATAAAAGGCATATATAGGAAAATACATTTATCCGATTTTGAAAAGAAATTTTTTGATATTGGAGAAATAAATAATGCTGATTTAGTCTTCAATATAAACGGCATTAATATATCAGTACAAATATGCTTTGATTTATGGTTCAATGAAATATCAAGAAAGCAAATATTAAATGGAAGTAATTTAATATGCGTACTTGCTAATTTTGGCTCCAACACTACTTTTGAAATAGCTAGAATAAGAGCAATAGAAAATTTAACTCCTCTAGTATTATGTAATCGCATAGGTATAGAAAAAAATTCAATTATGGAAGCTTCTTTTATTGGCAAAAGTTTTATATGCGATGAAACAGGAAAATTACTCACAAATATAAACGAAAATCAAAACAATAAGATAATAACTGCTGAAATAGAAATAAAAAACAATAGACAAAATATAATATGTTCTGATTTTATAGAAGAAATAAAAAGACATTATTAA
- a CDS encoding methyl-accepting chemotaxis protein, with product MKFMQTLKFKMPFTIISSVAVMLLVLIIVIISASAIFMERTAISGFMETADGYRDLVSIWIEDQADLTSVISKESEFLDYFENPNQYTLSIANGEFTELLKELESHFSAFALIDLNGKVVLDTASNEHLNTISQKTIWKELQNNNYKYAIEDEIYLSSVTGNYVIGVLAGVFDTNARPAGVLYAELRWDSFVQKYFSEITIGKTGNIYIVNEEGRRVAHKEVKKVNTISIGSKNALSAAASQRKGALHYEDEGKKIMAFSRLENIDWIMCVTMLDSEFFDNKNTLIKITIVLSLLLLIITSFIVIVYVNKNISRVLSRIASDLNRLGNGDLTVSAPTKFLTNKYQNHEFGIIANGFNNTIEKLKNIVSNIIDSSNNIELTSKELASGNNDLALRTQSQSSSLEQTASSMEQMASTIKNSAEKSVIGNNMMNDSKKSVEEAGLIIDSTTRSMEDVYEASRKITNITKLIEDIAFQTNILALNASVEAARAGEQGRGFSVVASEVRTLAQNTQTSVKDITSLIADSDEKIRVATEAARKSQEIFVDIKDKIENTANIMRDISTTAVEQQSGVDQVNQAVLKMDASTQENASLVEQSKEASITLSSEAQKLIDVVSYFKL from the coding sequence ATGAAATTTATGCAAACTTTGAAATTTAAAATGCCTTTTACTATTATATCATCTGTAGCTGTAATGCTTTTGGTTCTTATTATAGTAATAATATCTGCTTCGGCAATATTTATGGAGAGAACTGCTATAAGCGGATTTATGGAAACTGCTGACGGATATAGAGATTTAGTTTCTATATGGATTGAAGATCAGGCAGATTTGACTTCTGTTATATCAAAAGAATCTGAATTTTTAGATTATTTTGAAAATCCTAATCAATATACATTATCTATAGCAAACGGTGAATTTACAGAGCTTCTAAAAGAATTAGAATCTCATTTCTCAGCTTTTGCTTTAATAGATTTAAATGGAAAAGTTGTTTTAGATACTGCTTCTAATGAACATTTGAATACTATAAGTCAAAAAACTATATGGAAAGAGCTTCAAAACAATAATTATAAGTATGCTATTGAAGATGAGATTTATTTGTCATCAGTTACAGGAAACTATGTTATAGGTGTTTTGGCCGGAGTATTTGATACTAATGCAAGACCTGCCGGAGTTTTATATGCTGAATTGAGATGGGATTCTTTTGTTCAAAAATATTTTTCTGAAATTACTATAGGAAAAACAGGTAATATATATATTGTTAATGAAGAAGGAAGGAGAGTAGCTCATAAAGAAGTTAAAAAAGTTAATACTATATCTATAGGTTCTAAAAATGCTTTATCTGCTGCAGCCTCACAGAGAAAAGGTGCTTTACATTATGAGGATGAAGGTAAAAAAATAATGGCTTTTTCAAGACTTGAAAATATAGATTGGATAATGTGCGTTACTATGCTTGATAGTGAATTTTTTGATAATAAAAATACTTTAATAAAAATAACTATAGTGTTGAGTTTATTACTTCTTATTATTACATCATTTATAGTTATAGTTTATGTTAATAAAAATATATCAAGAGTATTATCAAGAATAGCAAGCGATTTGAACAGACTTGGAAACGGAGATTTAACTGTATCAGCACCAACTAAATTTTTGACTAATAAATATCAAAATCATGAATTTGGAATAATAGCTAATGGATTTAATAATACTATAGAAAAGTTAAAAAATATAGTAAGCAATATAATTGATTCTTCTAATAATATAGAATTGACATCAAAAGAATTAGCAAGCGGAAATAATGATTTAGCTTTAAGAACTCAATCTCAATCATCATCATTGGAACAAACTGCTAGTTCTATGGAGCAAATGGCTTCTACAATAAAAAATTCTGCAGAAAAATCTGTTATAGGAAATAATATGATGAATGATTCTAAAAAGTCTGTAGAAGAAGCAGGACTTATAATAGACAGTACAACAAGAAGTATGGAAGATGTTTATGAAGCAAGCAGAAAAATAACTAATATAACAAAATTAATAGAAGATATTGCTTTTCAAACTAATATATTAGCATTAAATGCATCAGTTGAAGCAGCACGTGCAGGAGAGCAGGGCAGAGGTTTCTCTGTTGTAGCCTCTGAAGTTAGAACTTTAGCACAGAATACTCAAACATCTGTAAAAGATATTACTTCCTTAATAGCTGATTCAGATGAGAAAATAAGAGTAGCAACAGAAGCAGCAAGAAAATCTCAGGAAATATTTGTTGATATTAAGGATAAAATAGAAAATACAGCCAATATAATGAGAGATATTTCTACAACAGCAGTAGAACAGCAAAGCGGAGTTGATCAGGTTAATCAGGCAGTATTGAAAATGGATGCAAGCACACAAGAAAATGCTAGCTTAGTAGAGCAGTCAAAAGAAGCTAGTATAACTTTAAGCAGCGAGGCTCAGAAATTAATAGACGTTGTAAGTTATTTCAAATTGTAA
- a CDS encoding galactokinase: MYNISQLKDYLKEKKMDEKFSSIYGNDAYSISEAYNRLSDTIKHFESIEKTQEIYVFSASGRTELSGNHTDHNNGCVLTASINLDKLAVVAKRDDNKIVVYTDYSNNPDIIDINDLNINKDEYGKSNALTRGVCAGIKNKGYNIGGCTVTLNNKVLIGSGLSSSASFESLIGEIQNALYNEDKISKVDIAKIGQYAENVYFGKPCGLMDQMGCSVGGIMSIDFKDNDNPIIEKVEYDFESKGYALMIVDAKGDHSGLTNEYAAIREEMNAVANYLGKKVCRRITKKELIDNASKLRAEVGDRAIMRAYHFLEENERVINQINALKKDDINTYIKLMNESGLSSFMYLQNCYSVTSSKNMGVALGLTLTKDFLKDEGACRVHGGGFAGTIQALIPVNKVEEYKKYMNSIFGEGSAVKIRVRQSPVCAI; this comes from the coding sequence ATGTATAATATCAGCCAATTAAAAGACTATTTAAAAGAGAAAAAGATGGATGAAAAATTTTCTTCTATTTATGGAAATGATGCATACAGTATATCTGAAGCATATAACAGATTAAGTGATACTATAAAACATTTTGAAAGTATAGAAAAAACTCAGGAAATATATGTTTTTAGTGCTTCAGGAAGAACTGAACTTTCAGGTAATCATACAGATCATAATAATGGATGTGTATTAACTGCTTCTATAAATTTAGATAAGTTGGCAGTAGTTGCAAAAAGAGATGATAATAAAATAGTTGTTTATACTGACTATTCTAATAATCCTGACATCATAGATATTAATGACTTGAATATAAATAAAGATGAGTATGGAAAATCTAATGCTCTAACAAGAGGCGTTTGTGCCGGAATAAAAAATAAAGGATACAATATAGGCGGATGTACAGTAACTTTAAATAATAAAGTACTTATAGGAAGCGGATTAAGCAGTTCAGCGAGCTTTGAATCTTTGATTGGCGAAATACAGAATGCACTATACAATGAAGATAAAATAAGCAAAGTTGATATAGCAAAAATTGGGCAGTATGCTGAAAATGTTTATTTTGGAAAGCCTTGCGGACTTATGGATCAAATGGGATGTTCTGTAGGCGGTATTATGTCTATAGATTTCAAAGATAATGATAACCCTATAATAGAAAAAGTTGAATATGATTTTGAAAGCAAAGGTTATGCTCTTATGATAGTTGATGCTAAAGGAGATCATAGCGGACTTACAAATGAATATGCTGCTATAAGAGAAGAAATGAATGCTGTTGCAAATTATTTAGGAAAAAAAGTATGCAGAAGGATAACTAAAAAAGAATTGATTGATAATGCTTCTAAATTAAGAGCTGAAGTTGGAGATAGAGCTATAATGAGAGCTTATCACTTTTTAGAGGAAAATGAAAGAGTTATCAATCAAATAAATGCACTTAAAAAAGATGATATAAATACATATATAAAACTTATGAACGAATCAGGACTTTCAAGCTTTATGTATTTACAAAACTGCTATTCTGTTACAAGTTCAAAAAATATGGGAGTAGCTTTAGGACTTACTCTAACAAAAGACTTTTTAAAAGACGAAGGTGCTTGCCGTGTACATGGAGGCGGATTCGCTGGAACTATACAGGCTTTAATACCTGTAAATAAAGTTGAAGAATATAAAAAATATATGAATTCAATATTTGGCGAAGGAAGTGCTGTAAAAATAAGAGTGAGACAATCTCCTGTTTGTGCAATCTAA